One window of the Leptotrichia massiliensis genome contains the following:
- a CDS encoding ABC transporter ATP-binding protein, whose amino-acid sequence MIELKNLHKTFFSELGTEKQVFKGLNFTINDGDFITIIGSNGAGKSTLLNVLNGQIIPDGGNVVLNGNDITNVEQHKRAKWISQVYQNPTMGTAPSMTVLENLSMAKNKGKRFNFTFGLDVKNIEFYKKQLASLGLGLENQLFTQVGLLSGGQRQCLSLIMATLNRPDILLLDEHTAALDPQTSEIILEKTKEIIEKNNITSLMITHNMQDAITYGNRLIMLHAGEVIFDIKGEEKKKLTVEKLLEMFKTKDAKLSDKDIF is encoded by the coding sequence ATGATAGAGTTAAAAAATTTACATAAAACTTTCTTCTCTGAACTGGGAACAGAAAAACAAGTATTTAAAGGATTGAATTTTACAATAAATGATGGAGATTTTATAACAATTATTGGAAGTAATGGTGCTGGAAAGTCTACACTTTTGAATGTATTAAATGGGCAAATTATTCCAGATGGAGGGAATGTTGTTTTAAACGGAAATGATATAACAAATGTAGAACAGCATAAAAGAGCAAAATGGATTTCGCAAGTTTATCAAAACCCAACAATGGGAACAGCTCCATCAATGACAGTGCTAGAAAATTTGTCAATGGCTAAAAATAAAGGAAAGCGTTTTAACTTTACCTTTGGATTAGATGTAAAAAATATTGAATTTTATAAAAAGCAATTGGCAAGTCTAGGACTTGGACTGGAAAATCAATTGTTTACACAGGTAGGACTGCTATCTGGTGGACAAAGACAATGTTTATCATTAATAATGGCAACTTTGAACCGTCCAGACATTTTATTATTAGATGAACATACAGCAGCGCTTGATCCTCAAACTTCAGAAATAATTTTGGAAAAAACAAAGGAAATTATTGAAAAAAATAATATAACAAGTCTTATGATAACACATAATATGCAAGATGCCATAACTTATGGAAATAGGCTTATTATGCTTCATGCAGGAGAAGTAATTTTTGACATAAAAGGTGAAGAAAAGAAAAAACTGACGGTGGAAAAACTGCTTGAAATGTTTAAAACAAAAGATGCAAAGTTATCTGATAAAGATATATTTTAA
- a CDS encoding cation-translocating P-type ATPase, producing MWFTKSQNDVLKELNVDPKVGLTTDEVNARLQKYGQNKLKGKPKKTLLQLFIAQLQDMLIYVLIAAAVINLIVDIKHGWTDALIIMAVVLINAVVGVVQESKAEKALEALQQMTTPKSLVRRNGEVIEVNSEDLVPGDILVIDAGRFIPADVRLIESANLQIEESALTGESVPSEKNADFITKDEKIPVGDKENMAFMSTMATYGRGEGVVVGTGMETEIGKIAKILDEDESTLTPLQIKLDELGKILGYIAMGICAVIFVVGIIQKRPILGMFMTSISLAVAAIPEGLVAIVAIVLAMGVNKMSKKNAIVRKLPAVETLGAVNIICSDKTGTLTQNKMTVVKTYTLDNLRDIPSEGRDFVANKDETELIRSFVLCSDASIDSGQDIGDPTEVALVVLGDRFNLEKNTLNAEYKRVSENPFDSDRKLMSTLNEEGSGKYRVHTKGAIDNILVRADKILVDGKIVALTEEMKEKILKVATEMSDDALRVLGVAFKDVDDVIAPEEMEKELVVVGIVGMIDPPRTEVKDSIMEAKSAGITPIMITGDHKNTAVAIAKELGIATDISQSLTGAEIDEISDKEFSKNIGKYKVFARVSPEHKVKIVRAFKEKGNIVSMTGDGVNDAPSLKFADIGVAMGITGTDVSKGASDMILTDDNFTTIVHAIEEGRNIYNNIKKTIIFLLSCNLGEIICIFLSTLLNWDLPLVATQLLWVNLVTDTLPALALGIDPGDKDVMKRQPRNPKESFFSEGAGMRAVIGGTLIGLLTLIAFYIGINETGMIGNLGQLEAMAKAGDAAAKHALTQGRTMAFIVLTVSQLFYSLTMRNSQKTIFEIGIFKNKYLIYSIIIGIALQIGLTSFAPIAKIFKVTNISFGNWDVVLIFALIPFAVNEIIKLISRKKAN from the coding sequence ATGTGGTTTACAAAATCACAAAATGATGTGTTAAAGGAGCTGAATGTTGATCCTAAAGTTGGTTTGACAACTGATGAGGTTAATGCTAGGCTTCAAAAATATGGACAAAATAAATTGAAAGGAAAACCTAAAAAGACATTATTACAGCTATTTATTGCACAGCTTCAGGATATGTTAATTTATGTATTAATTGCTGCGGCTGTAATAAACTTGATTGTGGATATTAAACATGGCTGGACGGATGCTTTGATTATAATGGCAGTAGTACTTATAAATGCGGTAGTTGGAGTGGTTCAGGAATCTAAGGCTGAAAAGGCGCTTGAGGCACTACAGCAAATGACAACTCCTAAGAGCCTAGTTCGTAGGAATGGAGAAGTTATAGAGGTTAATTCGGAAGATTTAGTTCCAGGAGATATTTTGGTAATTGATGCAGGTAGATTTATTCCAGCTGATGTAAGACTTATAGAAAGTGCTAATTTACAAATTGAAGAGTCGGCACTTACGGGAGAATCGGTACCAAGTGAGAAAAATGCTGATTTTATTACCAAAGATGAGAAAATTCCTGTTGGAGATAAGGAAAATATGGCATTTATGTCAACTATGGCTACTTATGGACGTGGTGAAGGTGTCGTAGTTGGAACTGGAATGGAAACTGAAATTGGTAAAATTGCTAAAATACTTGATGAAGATGAAAGTACATTGACTCCGCTTCAAATAAAGCTGGATGAACTTGGAAAAATACTTGGTTATATTGCAATGGGAATCTGTGCTGTGATATTTGTTGTTGGAATTATTCAGAAACGACCTATTTTAGGAATGTTTATGACTTCAATAAGTCTGGCAGTTGCTGCGATTCCTGAAGGACTTGTTGCAATTGTTGCAATTGTGCTTGCAATGGGTGTAAATAAAATGTCAAAGAAAAATGCGATTGTAAGAAAATTGCCTGCAGTTGAAACATTGGGAGCAGTAAATATAATCTGTTCTGATAAAACAGGGACACTGACGCAAAATAAAATGACAGTTGTAAAAACTTATACACTTGATAATTTGAGAGATATACCGTCAGAAGGCAGAGATTTTGTGGCAAATAAGGATGAAACTGAGTTAATCCGTTCGTTTGTTCTTTGTTCAGACGCTTCAATTGACAGCGGACAGGATATCGGAGATCCGACAGAAGTGGCACTGGTTGTACTGGGAGACAGGTTTAATCTTGAAAAAAATACTTTGAATGCAGAGTATAAAAGAGTTAGTGAAAATCCATTTGATTCAGACAGAAAATTAATGTCAACATTAAATGAAGAAGGAAGTGGAAAGTATAGAGTTCATACAAAAGGTGCTATTGACAATATTCTAGTAAGAGCAGATAAAATTTTAGTAGATGGAAAAATTGTTGCATTGACTGAGGAAATGAAAGAAAAAATATTAAAAGTTGCAACAGAAATGTCTGATGATGCACTTCGTGTGCTTGGAGTAGCTTTTAAAGATGTAGATGATGTAATTGCTCCTGAAGAAATGGAAAAAGAACTGGTTGTAGTTGGAATTGTTGGAATGATTGATCCGCCAAGAACAGAAGTTAAAGATTCAATAATGGAAGCAAAAAGTGCTGGAATTACTCCAATTATGATTACAGGAGATCACAAGAATACGGCAGTTGCTATTGCAAAAGAATTAGGAATTGCAACAGATATAAGCCAAAGTTTGACTGGTGCTGAGATTGATGAAATTTCAGATAAGGAATTTTCTAAAAATATTGGTAAATATAAAGTTTTTGCAAGAGTTTCCCCTGAACATAAGGTAAAAATTGTAAGAGCATTTAAGGAAAAAGGTAATATCGTTTCAATGACAGGAGATGGAGTAAATGATGCACCGTCGCTTAAATTTGCCGATATTGGTGTTGCTATGGGAATTACAGGAACTGATGTTTCCAAAGGTGCAAGTGATATGATTTTAACAGATGATAATTTTACTACAATTGTTCATGCAATTGAAGAAGGAAGAAACATTTATAACAATATCAAAAAAACGATAATTTTCTTGCTTTCATGTAATTTGGGAGAAATAATCTGTATTTTTCTTTCAACATTGCTAAATTGGGATTTGCCACTTGTTGCAACACAATTATTATGGGTAAACTTAGTTACTGATACTTTACCAGCGTTAGCACTTGGAATTGATCCAGGGGATAAGGATGTAATGAAACGTCAGCCAAGAAATCCTAAGGAAAGTTTCTTTTCTGAAGGTGCAGGAATGCGAGCAGTAATTGGTGGGACATTAATTGGTCTATTGACATTAATTGCATTTTATATCGGAATTAACGAAACTGGAATGATTGGGAACTTAGGGCAGTTGGAAGCAATGGCAAAAGCTGGAGATGCAGCTGCAAAACATGCCTTGACACAAGGTAGAACAATGGCATTTATCGTGCTTACGGTATCACAATTATTCTATTCGTTGACAATGAGAAACAGCCAAAAAACAATATTTGAAATTGGAATTTTCAAAAATAAATATTTAATTTATTCGATTATAATCGGAATTGCATTGCAAATAGGATTAACTTCATTTGCACCAATTGCAAAAATATTTAAAGTAACAAACATTTCATTTGGAAATTGGGATGTAGTGCTAATATTTGCATTAATACCGTTTGCTGTAAATGAAATTATAAAATTAATTTCAAGAAAAAAAGCCAATTAA
- a CDS encoding ABC transporter substrate-binding protein, with the protein MRKLLILISALTLMVLSCGNSGSENKGSSGAGTSSKKYRIGITQIASHPALDSAREGFKAAFKEAGIEADFDEKNANGETANANLIANNFVSSKEDLIFAIATNAAQPAAQATNDIPVVFAAITDPQSAGILKDNVTGVSDRMDVKQQLGLLLKLDSKIKTVGVLYNSSEQNSKVQVEDLKNAAKELGINIVEKSIVQANEIPQAVDNLVRETDAIYLPTDNLVASVVSLITDKATAAKKIVFGGEAAHVKGGALITQGVSYYEIGKEAGKMAIEILKNGKKPAEIQFKTMPLNEIVVNGNTLKTLGISLPEDVKAKAQIVQ; encoded by the coding sequence ATGAGAAAATTATTGATTTTAATTAGTGCGTTGACACTTATGGTTTTAAGCTGTGGAAATTCAGGTAGTGAGAATAAAGGTAGCAGTGGAGCTGGGACAAGCTCTAAGAAGTATAGAATTGGAATTACACAGATTGCATCACATCCAGCACTTGACAGTGCAAGGGAAGGATTTAAGGCTGCTTTTAAGGAAGCAGGAATTGAAGCTGATTTTGATGAGAAAAATGCAAATGGAGAAACAGCTAATGCAAATTTGATTGCTAATAACTTTGTTAGTTCAAAAGAAGATTTAATATTTGCAATTGCGACAAATGCAGCTCAGCCGGCAGCACAGGCTACAAATGATATACCTGTTGTATTTGCAGCAATTACAGATCCGCAATCAGCTGGAATTTTGAAAGATAATGTAACGGGTGTAAGTGACAGAATGGATGTAAAACAGCAATTGGGATTACTGTTAAAATTAGATTCAAAAATAAAGACAGTTGGAGTACTTTACAATTCTTCGGAACAAAATTCAAAGGTTCAAGTGGAAGATTTGAAAAATGCGGCAAAGGAACTAGGAATAAATATTGTTGAAAAAAGTATTGTTCAAGCAAATGAAATACCTCAGGCGGTAGATAATCTAGTTAGGGAAACAGATGCAATTTATTTGCCAACAGATAATCTTGTGGCATCTGTTGTAAGCTTGATTACAGATAAAGCAACCGCAGCTAAAAAAATAGTATTTGGTGGGGAAGCGGCTCATGTAAAAGGCGGAGCTTTGATTACACAAGGTGTAAGTTATTATGAAATAGGAAAAGAAGCTGGTAAAATGGCAATTGAAATTTTGAAAAATGGTAAAAAACCAGCTGAAATACAGTTTAAGACAATGCCTTTAAATGAAATTGTGGTAAATGGAAATACTCTTAAGACGCTTGGAATTTCGTTGCCTGAAGATGTAAAAGCCAAAGCACAGATTGTTCAATAA
- a CDS encoding ABC transporter permease, with protein sequence MNELLVFLQSLPEAFKTGFIYSIMVMGVYLTYKILDFPDMSVDGTFPLGGFVFAAFALSKNGFFGITSPIMGLILAVVCGMIAGYITGALHVYLKINGLLSGILVMTGLYSINSRIVGMPNVFISPERSIYEIISYEKNFIPFIIMFVILLILKGLYDYKIKENKYMIRSLIVYIAFVIGLIIYVANTKDVKLMLTILIAFVIKMIVDYILTSKFGFALRALGNNEQLVVSLGVNEKRLKIFGLMLANGVVALAGALFAQNIKVADLQSGVGTIVIGLAAIILGLGVLKKSQVINEISIVTIGSLMYYFIINLALMSNSWTRNMYEGLHFSDNVIKILEVKPTDVKVITAIILAVILWNELIQKTKKGKKKVKLIEKGEAN encoded by the coding sequence ATGAATGAATTATTAGTATTTTTACAAAGTCTTCCAGAGGCTTTTAAAACAGGGTTTATATATTCGATAATGGTTATGGGAGTGTATTTGACTTATAAGATACTGGATTTTCCTGATATGTCAGTAGATGGAACTTTTCCATTAGGAGGATTTGTATTTGCGGCATTTGCACTTTCTAAAAATGGTTTTTTTGGAATAACAAGTCCGATTATGGGTCTTATTTTGGCAGTAGTGTGCGGAATGATTGCAGGATATATTACAGGAGCATTGCATGTTTATTTAAAAATTAATGGATTGCTTTCAGGAATTTTGGTAATGACGGGACTTTACAGTATAAATTCCAGAATTGTTGGAATGCCTAATGTGTTTATCTCACCAGAAAGAAGTATTTATGAAATAATTTCTTATGAAAAGAATTTTATACCTTTTATAATTATGTTTGTTATTTTACTTATTTTAAAAGGTCTTTACGATTATAAAATAAAAGAAAATAAATATATGATCAGAAGTCTTATTGTTTATATAGCTTTTGTAATTGGATTGATAATTTACGTTGCGAATACAAAAGATGTAAAACTTATGCTTACAATACTTATTGCATTTGTTATAAAAATGATTGTTGATTATATCTTGACATCAAAATTTGGATTTGCATTGAGAGCATTGGGAAATAATGAACAGCTTGTAGTAAGTCTTGGAGTAAATGAAAAGAGATTGAAAATATTTGGGTTAATGCTGGCAAATGGAGTTGTGGCATTAGCAGGTGCATTATTTGCACAAAATATTAAAGTTGCGGATTTGCAGTCTGGAGTGGGAACAATTGTTATTGGGCTTGCGGCAATTATTCTAGGACTTGGGGTATTGAAAAAATCACAAGTAATAAATGAAATTTCCATTGTTACAATCGGATCTTTAATGTATTATTTCATAATAAATCTAGCATTGATGTCAAATAGCTGGACAAGAAATATGTACGAAGGGCTTCATTTCAGTGATAATGTTATAAAGATACTGGAAGTCAAGCCAACAGATGTAAAAGTTATAACAGCGATAATTCTTGCAGTAATCTTATGGAATGAATTAATTCAGAAAACTAAAAAAGGTAAGAAAAAAGTAAAATTGATTGAGAAGGGAGAGGCAAATTAA
- a CDS encoding HU family DNA-binding protein: MSKKEFVDAYAKATGETKKRAEELVNAFLGTAEEFLVKGESIQFVGWGTFEVKERAAREGRNPSTGKPIKIKAKKVVKFKVGKKLADKVADAK; this comes from the coding sequence ATGTCAAAAAAAGAATTTGTAGATGCTTATGCAAAAGCAACTGGAGAAACTAAGAAAAGAGCTGAAGAGTTAGTAAATGCTTTTTTAGGAACAGCAGAAGAATTCTTAGTAAAAGGTGAAAGTATCCAATTTGTAGGTTGGGGAACTTTTGAAGTAAAAGAAAGAGCTGCTAGAGAAGGAAGAAATCCATCAACTGGAAAACCAATCAAAATAAAAGCTAAAAAAGTTGTAAAATTCAAAGTTGGGAAAAAATTAGCTGATAAAGTTGCTGACGCTAAATAA
- a CDS encoding ABC transporter substrate-binding protein, translating to MKKILLVVISLLMVLACGNNESNTVSGNKGSQSADNKQVYKIGVTQFMEHPSLNLAKKGFEDAFKEAGINADFDEKNANGEVTNANLIASNYKADKKDLVFGIATPSAQALVNNISDTPVLFSAVTDPASAKLLNPNVTGTSDKVENIAVQLDLLLKIKPDVKKVGVLYNPSEQNSAVQVQEIQKIAKEKNIEVVLQGISNFGELAQATKNLLGVTDALYLPTDNLVVSGANFVASEAIAAKKPVIASENSSVELGALFTMGLDYYVLGKRTGEMAIEILKGKPVSQIPFETSKQMKLYVNQKTAQALGLDIKNPMFNGAEFVGK from the coding sequence ATGAAAAAAATATTATTAGTAGTTATAAGTTTATTAATGGTATTGGCATGTGGAAACAACGAAAGCAATACTGTCAGCGGAAATAAAGGTTCACAGTCAGCTGATAATAAACAAGTTTATAAAATTGGTGTAACACAGTTCATGGAACATCCATCACTTAATTTGGCAAAAAAAGGATTTGAGGATGCATTCAAGGAAGCTGGTATAAATGCAGATTTTGATGAAAAAAATGCAAATGGGGAAGTAACAAATGCAAATTTGATAGCTTCAAATTACAAGGCAGATAAAAAAGATCTGGTATTTGGGATTGCAACACCATCTGCACAGGCATTGGTAAATAATATTTCAGATACTCCAGTGCTATTTTCAGCTGTTACAGATCCAGCAAGTGCAAAACTTTTGAATCCAAATGTAACAGGAACAAGTGATAAAGTAGAAAATATTGCAGTACAATTGGATTTACTTTTGAAAATAAAGCCTGATGTAAAAAAAGTTGGAGTTCTCTATAATCCATCAGAACAAAATTCGGCCGTTCAAGTTCAGGAAATTCAAAAAATTGCCAAGGAAAAAAATATAGAAGTTGTGTTGCAGGGAATAAGCAATTTTGGTGAACTGGCACAGGCTACTAAAAATTTATTGGGAGTAACAGATGCATTGTATTTGCCAACAGATAATCTTGTTGTATCAGGGGCAAACTTTGTCGCTTCCGAAGCGATTGCAGCTAAAAAACCTGTAATTGCAAGTGAAAACTCTTCTGTGGAACTGGGAGCATTGTTTACAATGGGACTGGACTATTATGTATTAGGAAAACGTACTGGAGAAATGGCAATCGAAATTCTTAAAGGGAAACCTGTTTCTCAAATTCCTTTTGAAACTTCAAAACAAATGAAACTGTACGTAAACCAGAAGACAGCACAGGCATTAGGACTGGATATAAAAAATCCTATGTTTAATGGAGCTGAATTTGTAGGGAAATAA